TAGCATTTTTATGATTCGGAGTTGTTTTAAAGTTCAAAATTTTAGATGCAGCAATATATAGCAGTGCTGATTTAGCACAGGTTATTGTAGCGCCAATATTAGGTGTTACTTTCCTTGGTTTATCATTTGGCCTTTTCTTAGTTAAGTTTATTAAAAACAAAAAGCAATTAATTAAAGACATAATAGCCAAAGGAGAAGCATACAAAAAAGTTTCAAGTGCAATAGAGCCACTACTTTCACTTTTAGAAAGACATGGCATCAAAGAAGAAATTTTGCAAAAAACAATGCCAGAAATTAAGTTTAATAAGTACTTAATGAATGAATGATATAACAGCTTTGTAAGTGAATACGGAGCACAGAAACTTTTAGGTAAGAGTGAAAATACATATTGCAAATCAATCTTAAGTGGAACTTTATTTACTTCTCCTTTTATTTTTGTTAATAAAAGAGGTTGAAGATATGTTGATGTTGATTACAGTGGCTCTATAACCATAACATGAACAGAGACATACTATGTTAATAATGAAGCTAGAAGCAGAGAAAGATCAGAAGTACTTGTAGCTACTGTAACAAAACCAGCGCCTGAATTTAGCGATGATAATTACTTGCTTTTTGGTTCAAATGAAGGAACAAAACTTAGCTTCTTTAGAAAACCAACAAAAGTTAATGTAATGAATGAGCGGGAAATAGAAAAGTTTTTAAGAAAAAGAGGTGACGAACTAACTAAGCTTACCGAGAAATCTATTGCTAAGAATTCATCATTTAGAGTAATGAGCAACACTAAATTTGAAGCTTTATTTGATGCAACTAATAGAGATAATGAAAGAGAATATCGTGAGCTCTTTACCCCTTTGGCACAGAAGAATATGACAAATTTGCTTTTAGATAAGAAAAACGGTTATGGTGATAATTTTAAATTCTCTAAAAATGGTAATGTCAATTTAATTGAGAACACTCAATTGGAATATGAAGATAATGAAATATTTAAAGAAATAATTGATTGCAATTCATACTCATATAATGAAATTTTCAACAAGTTTAACCAAAAAATGGCCTTGTTTTTCAAAGAATTTTATTTCAGCATAGCTCCATTATTATGCATTCCTAACTATATATCATCTATTGAAAAACTACTAAATAAAACTAATGACAGGAGTCTTTCATATTTAGAATTAGAAAAGCTTGCACACAGCACAATAAATAAATCAGGCAAAAATGGTTGAACAGACACTGAATTTGTAGTTAACATCTCGGACGTGCATAAGTCAGATTCTAATTTTGAAGAATTTAGTGTCCAAGCTCAAGGTTTTTCAACATCAATTGAAACAGATTATGTAACTAAAATGGGATCTGATGGTGAGCTTCATACCATTCCAGTTCATTGAACCTTATATACTCCTGAGCACCGTGAATTTGTAATTCAAGTTGGCAAAATTAATGAATTTGAAAGCAATGATTCATATCTTGATGAATTAAATGAAGTATTAAATGAATTTGCTGATGAAAGCCAATCATTAGCTAAAGGTGAAACTCTTTCTAGTTATGTAAGAGTGTTCCATAAAGAGCTAAACTAAATTGCTATTTTTGTATAAGTTAACAACTAGCTGTACACAGATAAATAAGAAAATTTAATATATAATTTTAAACATAAAAATAACTGTTTAAAGGAGAAATATGGCAAATCAATTAGATGAATTAACTGACCCAGTTAATCCTCAAGGAAGAGATGTTAATGTTATACATAAGCAAATTCCTGCTAAAGTAACATGACGTTCAACTTTGTTTGAAGTTATATTATGACTACTATTAATAATCCCTGGAATAATTTTTCTATTTAAAAAAGTTAAGGCTAAAAACTACTTACAAAAATTAGAACAAGAAATCCAAGCTAAGTCTTCAACAATAGATGCCTACTTATTAAATAGAGTTAATATAATGAATAATGCTGTGTCTATTGCTAAAGAGGCAGTTAGATTTGAGACTGAAGTTTTAGAAAAAATCACTGCATATAGAAGCGGAGTAAATATTACTGATGCTAACAGGGCACAAGTAGCTGAAGATATTGATAAAACATTTAATTCTGTTGCTTCAACTCTTCAAGGCTTAAGAAATGTCAACGTACAATTTGAAAGATATCCAGAATTAAAAGCTCATGAATTACTTCACAGAGTTATGGATGAAAACAGAAGAAGTCAAGCAGAAATTACAGCAGCGAGAGAACTTTATAATGATACTGTTGCTATATGAAACAAAGCAATTTTTGAATGAC
This sequence is a window from Mycoplasmopsis agalactiae PG2. Protein-coding genes within it:
- a CDS encoding MAG1210 family protein — protein: MNILETIWANYDPNSNYLPLREKFLEEANKYFENAVKKSNISVEECQTLAKNYEAAANKKEKTSRAVSSFLAWFIVFLVLGLVAFLWFGVVLKFKILDAAIYSSADLAQVIVAPILGVTFLGLSFGLFLVKFIKNKKQLIKDIIAKGEAYKKVSSAIEPLLSLLERHGIKEEILQKTMPEIKFNKYLMNEWYNSFVSEYGAQKLLGKSENTYCKSILSGTLFTSPFIFVNKRGWRYVDVDYSGSITITWTETYYVNNEARSRERSEVLVATVTKPAPEFSDDNYLLFGSNEGTKLSFFRKPTKVNVMNEREIEKFLRKRGDELTKLTEKSIAKNSSFRVMSNTKFEALFDATNRDNEREYRELFTPLAQKNMTNLLLDKKNGYGDNFKFSKNGNVNLIENTQLEYEDNEIFKEIIDCNSYSYNEIFNKFNQKMALFFKEFYFSIAPLLCIPNYISSIEKLLNKTNDRSLSYLELEKLAHSTINKSGKNGWTDTEFVVNISDVHKSDSNFEEFSVQAQGFSTSIETDYVTKMGSDGELHTIPVHWTLYTPEHREFVIQVGKINEFESNDSYLDELNEVLNEFADESQSLAKGETLSSYVRVFHKELN
- a CDS encoding LemA family protein, giving the protein MANQLDELTDPVNPQGRDVNVIHKQIPAKVTWRSTLFEVILWLLLIIPGIIFLFKKVKAKNYLQKLEQEIQAKSSTIDAYLLNRVNIMNNAVSIAKEAVRFETEVLEKITAYRSGVNITDANRAQVAEDIDKTFNSVASTLQGLRNVNVQFERYPELKAHELLHRVMDENRRSQAEITAARELYNDTVAIWNKAIFEWPTKATVASKEGYTTRVPFSVSQEIKERANANFMA